The sequence CGGATGGCGCGCACGATCATCTTCTTGGCCACGTGGTTTATGATGCTGGGAGGGTTTTCCAGCACGGCCGCCCTCCATTCGTCCAGCGGCCTGTCGGCTTCCTTGAAGGCCTCGTAGAGGGCATCCTGCAGCACAGCGAAGTTGGGCTCGATGTATATCTCGTAGATGTATTTCTGGGGCCCGGAAAGCTCCTCCACGTCCTTGGAGAGGACTTCCTGGAACTCCTGCTTGATGCGTTTGCCGCGGTTGCGCACGTAATATTCGTTGAGCACCTTGAGAAAATCAACCACTTCTCCGCCCTCTTATCCTCGCCCTCTCACACGCCGAACGCGTCATGCATCCATGATATCCATCTCCGCGCCAAAATCAAGGAGGCTCGACCCGAACCGCGCCTCGCTTGCATCGATATCATGCAGCCGCTATTGCCATCGGTAAGCCCCGCGCGCGTCTTTAGAGCCCGGGCAAGCCGATGGGAAACTTTTACAGCCATGGCCATGCAGGCCGCTCAGGCCGTCCGCCGTGTTCCCGCCGCGGCCCCGCGGGATGCGCCTGAAACCGGGCGCCGAACGGCGCGGCGGCGAATAATAATGAAGCCCTCCGCTGAGGGCGTCGTGCGACCTGGTGGAGCCGATGGGATTTGAACCCACGACCTCTGCCGTGCGAAGGCAGCGCTCTCCCGCTGAGCTACGGCCCCTCGCATGTTGACCATTTTAACAGACTCGGCGCCCCTCTGCACCGGGACCGGGCGTCTCACGTGACACGGAAAGGCAGGCAGGCCCGAGCGCGATGCAGAGGGCTCTCCGGGGGCACGATGCGCGCCCCGCGGCGCCTCGCCGGGGTCATGCTCCCGTCGACCTGTCGATCATGTCGTGGAGGTTGACGGGTGACGGGCCGGGCGTCACCGGGAAAGGTTAGGGTATGATGGGAAAAGAGAAAGAGAGGGATAGGCAAGCCGGACCGTCGGGCTGGGAGATATGCCCAAGAGAGCACGACGGGCGGCAGTGAGATGCCGGGTAGTGGCGGGTTCGGCGCGCGGAGACCCGTGGCGCGCGGGGAGACCCACGGGCCGGCGGCGGGTGGGACGCTTGAGGGCGCGGCGCGCGCCGCCGGGACGCGCCACTGGCGTCGCCGGGCGGCGGAATCGGTCGGAGAGGAGGGAAACTCGAAGGTGAGCCCGGGAAGGCATCGCCGGCGAGGGCGCCTTTTTGTGGCGGTTCTCCTTGTCGCTTGCCTGCCGTGTGCGGGGCTGTTCTCCGCTTCTTGCAAGGGCGGTGGGCCGAGCGCGGGCGGAGCGGGGAACGGGAAAGGAGCCGGCGATGGAGGAGAAGTGCCGCGCAACCATTTCTCCTTCCTGTTGTGCGGGGATACCCACGCCCGCACCGATCTCCTGGCGAAGATCGTGGCCCAGGCGAGGGAGGGGGAGTTCCTGATCATAGTGGGCGATATCTCCACCGGCAAGGGCGTGGAGGAGATGCGGGGGATGAAGGACTTCCTGGAGGGGACGGGGATCCCCTACCACGTCATCCCCGGGGACAACGACATGCCACGCGGGGACGTGTCCGCCTTCCGCACGGTTTTCGGGCCGGATTACTATTCCCTCGACGTGCATGGATGCCATATGGTCTTTCTCAACAACGCGGTCATCGGCGTGGGGTGCCCCCCGCAGGAGCTCGCCTGGCTGCGGGAGGACCTCGCGGGGGCGGCGGGTAAGCCGGTCATCGCCTTCGCCCACGTGCCCCCAGGGGCCCCGGTGGATATGGCCCGCAGCGGTTTCGTGGAGGAGGAATCGGAGAACAACCGCGAGATGAAGGAGCTCCTGGCGGCCGCCGGGACCCCGGTGATCTACTGCGGCCACATCCACGCCTACATGCTCTACAGCTCCGGGCCGCCACGCGTGGTGGTCACCGGGGGCGCGGGCGCCAGGCCGCACCTTTCGGAGGAGAGCGGCGGTTTCCACCATTTCCTGCGCGTCACCGTCTCCGGGGGGGAGGTCAGCGAGGAAGTGATCCCACTCTGACCGCAGCCGGGGCACCGTGCCCGCGCATGGTCATCGCGCAGCGAGTCGCTCATGACACGCCGCCGTCGTCACCGGGGGTCCCTTCCCTCGCGGGCGACGGGGGTTTCCGCCAACAGGACAACGCCTCATCCACGGTATGGCGTTCGGTGTCCCGGTTCCTGATCAGTTTCCACTCGAAGAGCAACACCTTTTCCATCATGCCGGCGGGTACGCGCAGGAGCGCTTTCTCGCACAGCTCGCGCGCTTCGTCGAAGCGGCCGCATCTCCTTAAGACGTCGGTGATGAGAAGCTCGCTCTCGCCCGTTCTCCTGCAGGGGTTCCTTCGCTTCTTCCTCGCCTGCAGGAAGAGATCCGCTGCCCTCCCACGGCATTCCGCCGCCCCCCTGGCGTTCTCGTGGTCGTCCAGGACCCAGGCGGCGTAGAGGGCCGCCCATGCGGCGTCCAGGTCTTTGCCGGCGTTTTCCGCCAGCAGGGACCAGCAAAGGAAATCTCTGGCCAGGATGGGGTAGGAACGCTTGTTACGCAACTTCCGGTAGCGGTCGCCCTTTACCAGTTGGGCGGCGCCCTCGACCGCCTCCTCGATGGAGGGGGCGCAATAGCCGCAATGAGGGCATCTAAGCACCCAGGTGCTCATCGTGGAGCGCATCATCTCCGAAGGTCTCAGGTCGAGGTCGGGGCGACCAAAGGTATTGGTGGAATAGATCACCTCTTGAGGGCTCTTCTTACCGCAGAGGGCGCAGGTGTGCTTCTCGGGCGCGGTCACGGTCATCTTATAACCCCCCTTTTCCCGCGAGTGGGGGTATGGTCGCCTCACCTACTTTCGTGAAGCTCGTTCCGAACCCCCCTTCCCGCGAGTGGGGGCATGACCGGGGAAACCCGGCCAGGTGGTGGGCTGATCGCCTGCCCCCACACCTCCAGGGGCGGGCAGTACGTGGAGTTATCCTCGCCAGCAAGATCCATCCCTCCTCTTCCTTAAAACGTGTGCCCCAAGACATGCGTCTCCTTAGGGGCGCGGGGTGATCGGCGCCGCCGGGGCGGGAGTCCGGCTGCGCCGGCGCATCTCCAACGTCCCTGGCGCGGCGCCTTTCACCACCCCCTGAGCCTCTTCGCACGGCGTGGGGGCGCTTACACCGTGCCTCCAACCCGTCGTTACCGGGTTCGGACCAGGGGAAGTCCCTTTTGTTTCCGCCAGATCGTCCACATCCCTCCTCCAGCAGGTTCTTGCCCGCCGACCCGTCGGCCACATCGTTTTCCCACCCATGCGGCGCACCCGGGTGCGTTTTTATC comes from Actinomycetota bacterium and encodes:
- a CDS encoding metallophosphoesterase; the protein is MPRNHFSFLLCGDTHARTDLLAKIVAQAREGEFLIIVGDISTGKGVEEMRGMKDFLEGTGIPYHVIPGDNDMPRGDVSAFRTVFGPDYYSLDVHGCHMVFLNNAVIGVGCPPQELAWLREDLAGAAGKPVIAFAHVPPGAPVDMARSGFVEEESENNREMKELLAAAGTPVIYCGHIHAYMLYSSGPPRVVVTGGAGARPHLSEESGGFHHFLRVTVSGGEVSEEVIPL